One window of the Natrinema sp. CBA1119 genome contains the following:
- a CDS encoding CAP domain-containing protein: protein MDSRRLATAEADETDASESADRALMRGLVNFLVAVVLVCSLALGTALFAPQLIDGLGLEERPSPSSDVQPAGERNPNVTDPDDPGNSSYETDVEVVRSATVEDFVHAAVNERRAEHGLEPLVWDGTIASVARAHSEDMDDRDYFRHRNPDEEGPYDRFQDVSNYCPGYGENIAKTWLDRPVERPGGDGTVRHRTAEGLATGLVNQWMNSTSHRQAILEEGDTPGWDRAGVGVYITDDGEVYAGQNFCREW from the coding sequence ATGGATAGCCGGCGGCTTGCAACAGCCGAGGCGGATGAAACGGACGCAAGCGAGAGCGCCGACCGCGCGCTGATGCGGGGACTGGTGAACTTCCTCGTCGCCGTCGTACTCGTCTGTTCGCTCGCCCTCGGAACCGCCCTCTTCGCCCCGCAACTCATCGACGGGCTCGGCCTCGAGGAACGGCCGTCTCCCAGTTCCGACGTGCAGCCGGCCGGCGAACGGAACCCTAACGTGACCGATCCCGACGATCCGGGGAACTCGAGTTACGAGACCGACGTCGAGGTGGTTCGATCCGCGACCGTCGAGGACTTCGTCCACGCGGCGGTCAACGAGCGCCGGGCCGAGCACGGCCTCGAGCCGCTCGTATGGGATGGAACGATCGCGTCCGTCGCGCGCGCCCACAGCGAGGATATGGACGATCGCGACTACTTTCGCCATAGGAATCCCGACGAAGAGGGTCCCTATGATCGGTTTCAGGACGTAAGTAACTACTGTCCGGGATACGGCGAAAACATCGCCAAGACGTGGCTCGACCGCCCCGTCGAACGACCCGGCGGCGACGGGACCGTTCGCCATCGGACCGCCGAGGGGCTCGCGACGGGGCTGGTCAACCAGTGGATGAACTCCACGTCCCATCGGCAGGCCATCCTCGAGGAAGGCGACACGCCCGGCTGGGATCGGGCGGGAGTTGGTGTCTACATCACCGATGACGGCGAGGTCTACGCGGGCCAGAACTTCTGTCGCGAGTGGTGA
- a CDS encoding lycopene cyclase domain-containing protein, translated as MDDITVFGRYTYLVTEIVWGLVAALLLCRANALRKAAVTILALYPIAYVWDRYTLAVGVFDIKLRTGVDIAGIPLEEHLFMAVVPGLVIGIHETIFGDESDEATAPSKPLTHR; from the coding sequence ATGGACGACATTACCGTCTTCGGCCGGTACACATACCTCGTCACCGAAATCGTCTGGGGACTCGTCGCCGCGCTTCTCTTGTGCCGGGCGAACGCGCTCCGGAAGGCGGCGGTTACTATCCTCGCACTGTACCCGATCGCCTACGTCTGGGACCGCTATACCCTCGCCGTCGGCGTCTTCGACATCAAACTGCGGACCGGCGTCGATATCGCCGGCATCCCGCTCGAGGAACACCTGTTCATGGCGGTGGTTCCCGGGCTCGTCATCGGGATCCACGAGACGATTTTCGGCGACGAATCCGATGAGGCGACGGCACCCTCGAAGCCATTAACACACCGATAG
- the radB gene encoding DNA repair and recombination protein RadB — translation MTDEAISTGCSPVDELLGGGFERGAVTQLYGPPAAGKTNLALSAAVETAVDGGTVVYIDTEGVSVDRFQQLLEATVDTESPRDENGGDADDVEAVASRIVIEDALDFEEQAEAVRDAEEFAERADLIVLDSATGFYRLERTADGDEGEALRSVTRQVTHLLSLARKHDLAVVLTNQVFADPDSDRTRGLGGNTLEHWTGTVVRLERFRGGKRRATLEKHRSKPVGDSVQFRITDTGLEGGDDAAWS, via the coding sequence GTGACCGACGAGGCGATTTCAACCGGCTGTAGTCCGGTCGACGAGTTGCTCGGTGGGGGGTTCGAACGCGGGGCCGTCACACAGTTGTACGGCCCGCCGGCCGCCGGGAAGACGAATCTCGCGCTGTCGGCGGCCGTCGAAACGGCGGTCGACGGCGGTACCGTCGTCTACATCGACACCGAAGGCGTCTCCGTCGACCGCTTTCAGCAACTGCTCGAGGCCACCGTCGACACCGAGTCGCCTCGAGACGAGAATGGGGGTGACGCGGACGACGTCGAGGCCGTCGCCTCGCGGATCGTCATCGAGGACGCACTGGACTTCGAAGAACAGGCCGAAGCCGTCCGCGACGCCGAGGAGTTCGCCGAGCGCGCGGACCTCATCGTCCTCGACAGCGCGACCGGATTCTACCGCCTCGAGCGCACCGCCGACGGTGACGAGGGCGAGGCGTTACGCAGCGTCACCCGACAGGTAACTCATCTGCTCTCGCTGGCCCGGAAACACGACCTCGCCGTCGTCCTGACGAATCAGGTATTCGCCGATCCAGACTCGGATCGCACCCGGGGGCTCGGCGGGAACACCCTCGAGCACTGGACCGGAACGGTCGTCCGCCTCGAACGCTTCCGCGGCGGAAAGCGACGCGCGACCCTCGAGAAACACCGCTCGAAACCCGTCGGGGACTCGGTTCAGTTCCGGATCACTGACACCGGACTCGAGGGCGGTGACGATGCCGCCTGGTCCTGA
- the larC gene encoding nickel pincer cofactor biosynthesis protein LarC yields the protein MRILAFDGRMGASGDMILATLLDAGADPDVLEPVTDALEVEYRIDETTKRGIAATTVDVLLTGEEESDGDGHHHDTDHQHDRDDSGHEHDHDGTRAEGHGPHRSYLEVREIVAEMDLEPAVERDALAIFELLGEAEASVHGEDLEDIHFHEVGADDAIADVVGAAALLRDLEPDRVVTTPLATGGGTVSMSHGEYPVPTPAVVEIAERADWSLRGGPVDAELLTPTGAAILGHVADGIDALPALELEASGSGAGGYDLDPHPNVLRVLVGSGEGRGELVKDDIAVLETNLDDATPEVLGGLQETLADAGARDVSILPATMKKSRPGHLVKVICKPADRERVARALAEETGTLGVRDAGVTHRWIANRAFETVTLEIDGDEYEVTVKIASDTDGEVYDVSAEYDDAMAVAREVELPVREVLSRAERVVGSPITGL from the coding sequence ATGCGAATCCTCGCCTTCGACGGTCGCATGGGCGCGAGCGGCGACATGATCCTCGCCACGCTCCTCGACGCCGGTGCCGACCCCGACGTCCTCGAGCCCGTGACCGACGCCCTCGAGGTGGAGTATCGGATCGACGAGACGACGAAGCGCGGTATCGCCGCAACGACGGTCGACGTGTTGCTGACGGGCGAGGAGGAGAGCGACGGAGACGGTCACCACCACGACACCGATCATCAGCACGACCGGGACGATTCGGGTCACGAGCACGACCACGACGGCACTCGCGCTGAGGGTCACGGCCCCCACCGCAGCTATCTCGAGGTCCGCGAGATCGTCGCCGAGATGGACCTCGAGCCGGCGGTCGAACGCGACGCGCTCGCGATCTTCGAACTGCTCGGCGAGGCGGAGGCGAGCGTCCACGGCGAGGACCTCGAAGACATCCACTTCCACGAAGTCGGAGCCGACGACGCGATCGCGGACGTAGTCGGTGCCGCGGCCTTGCTTCGCGACCTCGAGCCGGATCGGGTCGTCACCACTCCGCTCGCGACCGGCGGCGGGACGGTCTCGATGAGTCACGGCGAGTACCCCGTACCGACGCCGGCGGTGGTCGAGATCGCCGAACGGGCCGACTGGTCGCTGCGCGGCGGGCCGGTCGACGCCGAGTTGCTCACGCCCACCGGCGCGGCGATCCTGGGCCACGTCGCCGACGGGATCGACGCGCTGCCCGCGCTCGAACTCGAGGCGTCGGGCTCCGGCGCGGGCGGCTACGATCTCGATCCGCATCCGAACGTCCTCCGGGTGCTGGTTGGCTCCGGCGAGGGGCGAGGCGAACTCGTCAAAGACGATATCGCAGTCCTCGAGACCAACCTCGATGATGCAACGCCCGAAGTGCTGGGTGGGTTGCAGGAGACCCTCGCGGACGCGGGCGCTCGAGACGTGTCGATCCTCCCCGCGACGATGAAGAAGTCCCGACCCGGCCACCTCGTGAAGGTCATCTGCAAGCCCGCGGATCGAGAGCGCGTCGCTCGAGCGCTTGCCGAAGAGACGGGAACGCTGGGCGTTCGTGACGCGGGCGTGACGCATCGGTGGATCGCGAATCGAGCGTTCGAGACGGTAACGCTCGAGATCGACGGCGACGAATACGAGGTCACCGTGAAAATCGCGAGCGATACTGATGGTGAGGTGTACGATGTGAGTGCTGAGTACGACGATGCGATGGCGGTTGCTCGAGAGGTAGAACTACCTGTTCGAGAGGTGCTTTCCAGGGCGGAACGAGTAGTTGGCTCACCGATTACTGGACTCTAA
- a CDS encoding CDC48 family AAA ATPase, translating into MNEVQLEVAKAYPNDSGRGIARLDPDTLLHLKLSPGDIIEIEGADTTAAKVWRADRQDWNTDTVRIDGFTRQNADVGIGERVTIRKAEATKADKLTLAPPEEASVQFGSDAAGMVKRQILKRPVVGRDIVPVMSSTNHPFMRSPGQAIPLIAVETEPEGVVLITEDTDVELREEPISGFEKTGGGITYEDIGGLQNEIQRVREMVELPMKHPQIFKKLGIEPPQGVLLHGPPGTGKTLLAKAVANETSASFFSIAGPEIISKYYGESEQQLREIFEDATEESPSIIFIDELDSIAPKREDVTGEVERRVVAQLLTMMDGLESRGQVIVIAATNRVDSVDPALRRPGRFDREIEIGVPDETGREEILQIHTRGMPLSDDVSLGHLADETHGFVGADIESLTKEAAMKALRRYLPEIDLDEEDIPPSLIDRMIVKRTDFRGALNEVEPSAMREVLVELPKISWDDVGGLQNAKDQVQESVEWPLSNPERFDRLGVDPPAGVLLYGPPGTGKTLMAKAVANETNANFISVRGPQLLSKWVGESEKAIRQTFRKARQVSPTVIFFDELDALAPGRGGEVGSNVSERVVNQLLTELDGLEEMENVMVIGATNRPDMIDPALLRSGRFDRLVMIGEPDVDGRERILEIHTEDTPLAADVTLREIAEITDGYVGSDLESITREAAIEALREDEEADIVEMRHFRQAMENVRPTITDDILDYYEQIEEEFQGGTSGPDPSGRRGSRIGFQ; encoded by the coding sequence ATGAACGAAGTCCAACTGGAGGTCGCGAAAGCGTACCCGAACGACTCGGGTCGTGGTATCGCCCGACTCGACCCGGACACGCTGTTGCATCTGAAGCTGAGTCCGGGCGACATCATCGAAATCGAGGGTGCAGACACGACTGCCGCGAAGGTCTGGCGTGCAGACCGGCAGGACTGGAACACGGACACCGTCCGCATCGACGGCTTCACCCGTCAGAACGCCGACGTGGGCATCGGCGAACGGGTGACGATCCGAAAGGCCGAAGCGACGAAAGCCGACAAGCTCACCCTCGCGCCGCCGGAGGAGGCGTCGGTCCAGTTCGGCTCCGACGCCGCCGGCATGGTGAAACGGCAGATTCTCAAGCGTCCGGTTGTCGGCCGCGATATCGTCCCCGTGATGAGCTCGACGAACCATCCATTCATGCGGTCGCCAGGGCAGGCGATCCCACTCATAGCCGTCGAGACCGAACCGGAGGGCGTGGTCCTCATCACCGAAGACACCGACGTCGAACTCCGCGAGGAGCCGATTTCGGGCTTCGAAAAGACCGGAGGCGGGATCACCTACGAGGACATCGGCGGCCTCCAAAACGAGATCCAGCGGGTCAGGGAGATGGTGGAACTCCCAATGAAGCATCCGCAGATATTCAAGAAACTCGGCATCGAGCCGCCACAGGGCGTCCTGCTGCACGGCCCGCCGGGCACCGGGAAGACGCTGCTCGCCAAGGCCGTCGCCAACGAGACCTCCGCCAGTTTCTTCTCTATCGCCGGCCCGGAGATCATCTCGAAGTACTACGGCGAGTCCGAACAGCAGCTCAGGGAGATCTTCGAGGACGCAACCGAGGAGTCGCCGTCGATCATCTTCATCGACGAACTCGACTCCATCGCACCCAAGCGCGAGGACGTCACCGGCGAGGTCGAACGCCGGGTCGTCGCCCAACTGCTGACGATGATGGACGGCCTCGAGTCGCGGGGCCAGGTCATCGTCATCGCGGCGACCAATCGCGTCGACTCGGTCGATCCCGCGCTGCGCCGGCCCGGCCGGTTCGACCGCGAGATCGAGATCGGCGTCCCCGACGAGACGGGCCGCGAGGAGATCCTGCAGATCCACACCCGCGGGATGCCCCTCTCGGACGACGTCAGCCTCGGCCACCTCGCCGACGAGACCCACGGCTTCGTCGGTGCCGACATCGAGAGCCTGACCAAGGAGGCGGCGATGAAGGCGCTTCGGCGCTACCTTCCGGAGATCGATCTCGACGAGGAGGATATCCCGCCGAGCCTGATCGATCGGATGATCGTCAAGCGGACGGACTTCCGCGGGGCGCTCAACGAGGTCGAACCGAGCGCGATGCGGGAGGTCCTCGTCGAACTTCCGAAGATCTCCTGGGACGACGTCGGCGGCCTGCAAAACGCCAAAGACCAGGTCCAGGAGTCCGTCGAGTGGCCGCTCTCGAACCCCGAACGGTTCGATCGGCTGGGCGTCGACCCGCCCGCCGGCGTCCTGCTGTACGGCCCGCCGGGGACCGGGAAGACGCTGATGGCGAAGGCCGTCGCCAACGAGACCAACGCGAACTTCATCTCCGTGCGCGGCCCGCAGCTCCTCTCGAAGTGGGTCGGCGAATCGGAGAAGGCAATCCGACAGACCTTCCGCAAGGCGCGACAGGTCTCGCCGACGGTCATCTTCTTCGACGAGCTCGACGCGCTCGCGCCGGGCCGAGGCGGTGAGGTCGGCTCGAACGTCTCCGAGCGGGTCGTCAACCAGCTCCTGACCGAACTCGACGGACTCGAGGAGATGGAGAACGTGATGGTCATCGGCGCGACCAACCGGCCGGACATGATCGACCCCGCACTGCTGCGTTCGGGCCGATTCGACCGGCTGGTCATGATCGGCGAACCCGACGTCGACGGCCGCGAGCGTATCCTCGAGATCCACACCGAAGACACGCCGCTGGCCGCCGATGTCACGCTGCGAGAGATCGCCGAGATCACGGACGGCTACGTCGGCAGCGACCTCGAGTCGATCACCCGCGAAGCGGCCATCGAGGCCCTCCGCGAGGACGAGGAAGCCGACATCGTCGAGATGCGCCACTTCCGACAGGCCATGGAGAACGTCCGGCCGACGATTACCGACGACATCCTCGACTACTACGAGCAGATCGAAGAGGAGTTCCAGGGCGGCACGAGCGGCCCCGATCCGTCGGGTCGTCGCGGCAGCCGCATCGGCTTCCAGTAG
- a CDS encoding ATP-binding protein, whose protein sequence is MSFVLGRDGDREDGPVGRLGSYRALDGSDGAPLHLDLDGPHAMLLVGKRGYGKSYTMGVIAENLARSRGVAPVLVDPMGAFDTLAEPADGEAVPASVVVEPTVTAASLDPRSWCELLGLSPERGAGSLLWRAAQDESTIEDMRAHVASADASSVAVRAATNHLRLADSWGVFDPDGLDATALGGPEISVVDVSELAAAPMNAVCRGVAEALYRARVRESIDRLPWLLLDEAHAFFDGVAEPALETILTRGRAPGVSLVAATQRPSAVPEVGISQSDILCAHRLTARDDLAALEHAQPTYVNGSLADAERLPDAPGEVVVIDDATETIHAARIRARDTPHGGTSPTASGSVACSENERVK, encoded by the coding sequence GTGAGTTTCGTACTGGGTCGCGACGGCGATCGCGAGGACGGCCCCGTCGGTCGCCTCGGTTCCTACAGGGCGCTCGACGGCAGCGACGGCGCACCCCTCCACCTCGATCTCGACGGGCCACACGCGATGTTGCTCGTCGGCAAGCGCGGCTACGGGAAGTCCTACACGATGGGCGTCATCGCGGAAAACTTGGCTCGATCACGCGGCGTCGCACCCGTTCTCGTCGATCCGATGGGCGCGTTCGACACGCTGGCGGAACCGGCCGACGGCGAGGCAGTGCCGGCCAGCGTCGTCGTCGAACCGACCGTCACGGCCGCGTCCCTCGATCCCAGATCGTGGTGTGAACTGCTCGGTCTCTCGCCGGAACGCGGCGCTGGCAGCCTGCTCTGGCGGGCCGCCCAGGACGAGTCGACGATCGAGGACATGCGGGCACACGTCGCGTCCGCCGACGCCTCGAGCGTTGCAGTGCGCGCCGCGACCAACCACTTGCGCCTCGCCGACTCGTGGGGCGTCTTCGACCCCGACGGACTCGATGCGACGGCCCTCGGCGGACCGGAGATATCGGTCGTCGACGTCTCGGAGCTCGCGGCCGCACCGATGAACGCCGTCTGTCGCGGCGTCGCGGAGGCGCTGTACCGAGCGCGGGTCCGCGAATCGATCGATCGGCTCCCCTGGCTCTTGCTCGACGAGGCCCACGCGTTCTTCGACGGCGTGGCCGAACCCGCACTCGAGACGATCCTCACGCGCGGCCGTGCACCCGGCGTCAGTCTGGTCGCCGCGACCCAACGACCGAGCGCCGTCCCCGAGGTCGGCATCTCACAGTCAGACATCCTCTGTGCGCACCGACTGACCGCTCGAGACGATCTGGCTGCACTCGAGCACGCACAACCGACGTACGTGAACGGCTCGCTAGCCGATGCGGAGCGGTTGCCGGACGCACCTGGAGAAGTCGTCGTCATCGACGACGCAACGGAGACGATCCACGCTGCCCGGATTCGCGCTCGAGACACCCCCCACGGGGGAACGAGTCCGACCGCGAGCGGCAGTGTGGCCTGCAGTGAGAACGAACGGGTAAAGTGA
- a CDS encoding TrkA C-terminal domain-containing protein — MTGVVVLQTAVSEWTETALINILGFALIAGIVTTTVAFGYRAVSTRGAPVGVGTFAGLAVVAGWLNAAGLEQATIIDETPLVHHATATYVLGAVVVSAVAAEIGRRIGDGVARDVFDITRLAATGEIASLVRSARLSIAIQLPERVDDAAGYPPVDPSIKRDLAGRTVLVPQISDESALRSRLATRLERDYGLGNASITVGADGTVERLAIGGTRSRIGSSLPTGTVAMAIRADPAPTASVGDPIEVWTSEGDSSRLAATGTVRATAGDVATIAVDADAAERLAFDPGSSYRLTTRSEPPNDGDGLCSVLRAADETVRSVTVEDGGTLDNVFVGWLSGTILVVVRDGEVIPFPDDNETLRDGDELSVLGTAGELASLPPNEVGTMH, encoded by the coding sequence ATGACCGGAGTCGTCGTCTTGCAGACGGCAGTCTCCGAGTGGACCGAAACGGCACTGATCAATATACTCGGGTTCGCACTGATCGCCGGTATCGTCACGACCACAGTTGCGTTCGGGTATCGGGCCGTGAGTACGCGAGGGGCTCCGGTCGGCGTCGGCACGTTCGCCGGACTCGCGGTCGTTGCGGGCTGGCTGAACGCCGCCGGTCTCGAGCAGGCGACGATCATCGACGAAACGCCGCTCGTCCACCACGCGACCGCGACGTACGTCCTCGGCGCGGTCGTCGTCAGTGCGGTCGCCGCCGAGATCGGCCGGCGAATCGGTGACGGGGTCGCGCGCGATGTCTTCGATATCACCCGGCTGGCGGCTACCGGCGAGATTGCTTCACTCGTCCGATCGGCGCGGCTCTCGATAGCGATCCAGTTACCCGAACGAGTCGATGATGCAGCGGGGTATCCGCCGGTTGATCCGTCGATCAAACGAGATCTCGCCGGCAGGACGGTGTTGGTTCCCCAGATCAGCGACGAATCGGCACTTCGCTCTCGACTCGCGACCCGCCTCGAGCGCGATTACGGTCTCGGCAACGCGTCGATCACGGTCGGAGCAGACGGGACCGTCGAGCGACTCGCGATCGGCGGCACTCGCTCTCGAATCGGGTCGAGCCTTCCAACGGGAACCGTCGCGATGGCGATCCGTGCCGATCCGGCACCGACCGCAAGCGTCGGCGATCCGATCGAGGTCTGGACATCCGAAGGGGACTCGAGTCGACTCGCTGCGACCGGAACGGTACGGGCCACTGCTGGGGATGTGGCGACGATCGCCGTGGACGCCGACGCCGCCGAGCGGCTCGCGTTCGATCCCGGCTCGAGCTATCGACTGACGACGCGGTCGGAACCGCCGAACGACGGCGACGGGCTGTGTTCCGTGCTCCGTGCCGCCGACGAGACGGTGCGATCCGTCACCGTCGAAGACGGCGGCACCCTCGACAACGTGTTCGTCGGCTGGCTTTCGGGAACCATTCTCGTCGTCGTCCGTGACGGCGAGGTGATTCCGTTTCCGGACGATAACGAGACGCTACGGGACGGCGACGAACTCTCCGTGCTCGGAACGGCCGGTGAACTGGCCTCCCTTCCGCCGAACGAGGTGGGTACCATGCACTGA
- a CDS encoding AAA family ATPase — MSSSESDGVTLSVRAAEKGDAGRGVARIPEPVRRQLGILSGDAVVIDGEESTVAKMWPADPSVPDSAIQIDGDTRANAGVHVGDTVTVRAKDKSTIADADRVTLVAPPGLAESQRRAAESSAAEKLRNRPVRAGEQIRIEGIDQQPFRVTDTDPDGDVRITSATTVRLADLESGPDATPSSSTTESTGRGRQSDGSAGAPTGSDSQLEAETAELDPGSGVTYEDIGGLDEELEQVREMIELPLSEPELFRRLGVEPPSGVLLYGPPGTGKTLIARAVANEVDAEFVTISGPEIMSKYKGESEEQLRETFEKAREEAPTIVFFDEIDSIAGTRDDDGDAENRIVGQLLTLMDGLDGRGEVIVIGATNRVDAIDPALRRGGRFDREIQIGVPDETGRREILEVHTRGMPLADDVDIDAIARRTHGFVGADLDAVASEAAMAAIRDRPTETDDRREWNRNPTVRKRHFDAALASVEPSAMREYVAESPTTDFSDVGGLDEAKQTLRESVEWPLTYDRLFEETNTDPPSGVLLYGPPGTGKTLLARALAGETDVNFVRVDGPEIIDRYVGESEKAIREVFERARQSAPSIVFFDELDAIAAARGDGHEVTERVVSQLLTELDGMRENPNLVVLAATNRKDQIDQALLRPGRLDTHVFVGEPDLDAREKILAVHTQGKPLADDVDVNELAAELEGYTGADLEALVRDASMRAIREVAAESDPETANERADEVRIERRHFEVARDSTDQP; from the coding sequence ATGAGTTCGTCGGAATCGGACGGCGTCACGTTGTCGGTTCGCGCTGCCGAAAAGGGAGACGCCGGCCGGGGCGTCGCGCGAATTCCCGAACCGGTGCGGCGACAGCTCGGCATTCTCAGCGGCGACGCCGTCGTGATCGATGGCGAGGAGTCGACGGTCGCCAAGATGTGGCCCGCGGATCCGTCGGTCCCCGACAGTGCCATCCAGATCGACGGTGATACCCGAGCGAACGCCGGCGTTCACGTCGGTGACACGGTTACCGTCCGGGCGAAAGACAAGTCGACCATCGCCGACGCCGATCGGGTGACGCTCGTCGCGCCGCCGGGGCTCGCCGAGAGTCAGCGACGAGCCGCCGAAAGCAGCGCGGCGGAGAAACTCCGCAATCGACCGGTCCGTGCCGGAGAGCAGATTCGGATCGAGGGGATCGATCAGCAGCCGTTCCGGGTCACCGACACGGATCCCGACGGTGACGTTCGAATCACGAGCGCGACGACAGTTCGGCTCGCCGACCTCGAGTCTGGACCGGACGCCACTCCGAGTTCGAGCACGACGGAATCCACCGGCCGCGGCCGACAGTCGGACGGATCAGCCGGGGCGCCGACCGGTTCCGACTCCCAACTCGAGGCCGAAACGGCCGAACTCGATCCGGGATCCGGCGTCACCTACGAGGACATCGGCGGCCTGGACGAAGAACTCGAGCAGGTCCGCGAGATGATCGAACTTCCCCTGTCGGAGCCGGAACTGTTCAGACGCCTCGGCGTCGAACCGCCCTCCGGCGTCCTGCTGTACGGCCCGCCCGGCACCGGGAAGACGCTGATCGCACGCGCCGTCGCCAACGAGGTCGACGCCGAGTTCGTGACGATCTCGGGGCCGGAGATCATGTCGAAGTACAAGGGGGAGTCGGAAGAACAGCTCCGAGAGACGTTCGAGAAGGCGCGCGAGGAGGCCCCGACGATCGTCTTCTTCGACGAGATCGATTCGATCGCCGGCACGCGCGACGACGACGGGGACGCCGAAAATCGGATCGTCGGCCAGCTACTGACGCTGATGGACGGCCTCGACGGCCGCGGCGAGGTGATCGTCATCGGTGCGACCAACCGCGTCGACGCGATCGATCCCGCGCTCCGGCGCGGCGGCCGCTTCGACCGCGAGATTCAGATCGGCGTCCCCGACGAGACGGGCCGCCGGGAGATCCTCGAGGTCCACACCCGTGGGATGCCGCTGGCCGACGACGTGGATATCGACGCGATCGCACGTCGGACCCACGGCTTCGTCGGTGCGGATCTCGATGCCGTCGCGAGCGAAGCGGCGATGGCGGCCATCCGCGATCGCCCGACCGAGACCGACGACCGCCGCGAGTGGAACCGCAATCCAACCGTCCGAAAGCGTCACTTCGACGCCGCGCTCGCGTCCGTCGAACCGTCGGCGATGCGCGAGTACGTCGCCGAGTCGCCGACGACCGACTTCTCGGACGTCGGCGGTCTCGACGAGGCGAAGCAAACCCTCCGGGAGTCGGTCGAGTGGCCGCTGACCTACGATCGACTCTTCGAGGAGACCAACACCGATCCGCCCTCCGGCGTTTTGCTGTACGGCCCGCCCGGCACCGGGAAAACGCTACTCGCGCGCGCACTGGCGGGCGAGACCGACGTCAACTTCGTCCGGGTCGACGGCCCCGAAATCATCGATCGCTACGTCGGCGAGTCGGAGAAGGCGATCCGCGAGGTGTTCGAACGCGCCCGCCAGTCCGCCCCATCGATCGTCTTCTTCGACGAACTCGACGCCATCGCGGCCGCTCGAGGCGACGGCCACGAGGTCACCGAGCGCGTCGTCTCGCAGCTCCTGACCGAACTCGACGGGATGCGAGAGAACCCCAATCTCGTCGTCCTGGCCGCGACCAACCGGAAGGATCAGATTGACCAGGCGCTGCTCCGACCCGGTCGACTCGACACCCACGTCTTCGTCGGCGAGCCCGACCTAGACGCCCGCGAGAAGATCCTCGCGGTCCACACACAGGGCAAACCGCTCGCCGACGACGTCGATGTCAACGAACTCGCGGCCGAACTCGAGGGATACACCGGCGCGGATCTCGAGGCGCTGGTCAGAGACGCCTCGATGCGGGCGATTCGAGAGGTGGCCGCGGAGTCAGACCCCGAGACGGCCAATGAGCGGGCCGACGAGGTCCGAATCGAGCGACGACACTTCGAGGTCGCGCGGGACTCGACCGACCAACCGTGA
- a CDS encoding helix-turn-helix domain-containing protein, with protein sequence MGLIAEFQVNSPDLPLTGAVAAVPEITVYIDRILVDDPDRPVVLCRAVDDADDEFGPALEDDPTVETHTTVDGAGGGSTHRIRLRDPPLPIYRKYVELGTTPLGGIVTVDGWWARARFPDREALAEYRMFCTDRGGTFKLERLTRESSSDDPPFGLTPEQYEALVAARDAGYFDVPREASTEEIGDRLGISAPSASERLRRGIDRLLENAL encoded by the coding sequence ATGGGCCTCATCGCCGAGTTTCAGGTGAACTCCCCAGACTTGCCGCTGACGGGCGCGGTGGCGGCCGTCCCGGAGATTACAGTCTACATCGACCGTATTCTCGTCGACGATCCCGATCGACCGGTCGTCCTCTGCCGAGCGGTCGACGACGCCGACGACGAGTTCGGGCCCGCACTCGAGGACGATCCCACCGTCGAGACACACACGACAGTAGACGGTGCGGGCGGCGGATCGACGCACCGGATCAGGTTGCGCGATCCGCCGCTCCCCATCTACCGCAAATACGTCGAACTCGGAACCACGCCGCTGGGCGGGATCGTGACCGTCGACGGCTGGTGGGCCCGAGCGCGGTTTCCGGACAGGGAGGCGCTCGCGGAGTACCGAATGTTCTGTACGGATCGGGGCGGAACGTTCAAACTCGAGCGACTTACTCGGGAATCGTCGAGCGACGATCCGCCGTTCGGACTCACCCCCGAACAGTACGAGGCGCTCGTCGCAGCCCGCGATGCGGGCTATTTCGACGTCCCGCGAGAGGCATCGACGGAGGAGATCGGCGATCGACTGGGAATTTCGGCACCGTCGGCGTCCGAGCGACTCCGACGCGGAATCGACCGGTTGCTGGAAAACGCGCTATAG